A window of Rhodococcus sp. SGAir0479 contains these coding sequences:
- a CDS encoding NUDIX hydrolase: MDEVVAVYDAQGHPVGQASRARVYAEGLWHASAGVLLRSMDGDRLYVHRRSLAKAVFAGMYDCLAGGVVDPGETPEVTARRELAEELGVTGVRLSPLAQIAWDGVWHDAPLRCHLFAFEARYDGPVHHQPSEVVDGWWWTERELREHLQDPAWPFVPDTRVLLADHLD; the protein is encoded by the coding sequence ATGGACGAGGTCGTCGCGGTGTACGACGCGCAGGGTCACCCGGTGGGGCAGGCATCCCGTGCCCGGGTCTACGCGGAAGGGCTGTGGCACGCGAGCGCCGGGGTGTTGTTGCGTTCGATGGACGGCGATCGGCTGTACGTCCACCGACGTTCCCTCGCCAAGGCCGTGTTCGCGGGCATGTACGACTGCCTGGCCGGCGGAGTCGTCGATCCCGGCGAGACCCCCGAGGTGACCGCGCGCCGTGAACTCGCCGAGGAACTGGGCGTGACCGGCGTGCGCCTCTCCCCGCTCGCGCAGATCGCGTGGGACGGCGTGTGGCACGACGCGCCCCTGCGGTGCCACCTGTTCGCATTCGAGGCCCGCTACGACGGCCCCGTCCACCACCAGCCGAGCGAGGTCGTCGACGGGTGGTGGTGGACGGAACGGGAACTGCGGGAGCACCTACAGGACCCGGCGTGGCCGTTCGTGCCGGACACGCGGGTCCTGCTGGCGGACCACCTCGACTGA